In the genome of Hymenobacter taeanensis, one region contains:
- a CDS encoding alpha/beta hydrolase family protein, translating into MPIQPIRLDFLLSSPHHARPFEADARYLPDGQPKPMIVFVHGFKGFKDWGHFNLLAEYFARQGFVFVKLNLSHNGLVVGGTGDLEDLEAFGRNNFSLELNDIGVLLDTLLNPEVSPLPAPETDLTRLALIGHSRGGGLVLLKAAEDTRVKAVVTWAAINNVNPGWTEELMQHWQQAGVFHVENSRTKQQLPLYFQIVEDYHQNRLRLDIPHNVRRKLRNRPTLIVHGDQDETVAVQKAHELKSWHPDAELAILPGVTHNFGGGHPWAQALLPPDAQLAADVTIEFLHRLL; encoded by the coding sequence ATGCCAATCCAGCCCATTCGCCTCGACTTTCTGCTTTCCTCCCCTCATCACGCCCGGCCATTTGAGGCCGATGCGCGCTACCTTCCCGACGGGCAGCCCAAGCCCATGATAGTGTTTGTGCATGGTTTTAAGGGGTTTAAAGACTGGGGTCACTTCAACCTGCTCGCCGAGTACTTTGCCCGGCAGGGCTTTGTGTTTGTGAAGCTCAACCTCTCTCACAACGGCCTGGTAGTAGGTGGCACCGGCGACCTGGAGGACTTAGAAGCGTTTGGCCGCAACAACTTCAGCCTGGAGCTCAACGATATTGGAGTTCTACTTGACACTCTGCTAAACCCGGAGGTTTCTCCCCTGCCCGCCCCCGAAACCGACCTGACGCGCCTTGCGCTTATCGGCCACAGCCGCGGGGGTGGCCTAGTGCTGCTCAAAGCGGCCGAGGATACCCGGGTGAAGGCTGTAGTTACCTGGGCCGCCATCAACAATGTAAACCCCGGCTGGACGGAGGAGCTCATGCAGCACTGGCAGCAGGCAGGAGTATTTCATGTAGAAAATAGCCGCACCAAGCAGCAGCTGCCGCTCTACTTTCAGATAGTAGAAGACTACCACCAGAACCGCCTCCGCCTGGATATTCCGCACAACGTGCGCCGCAAGCTGCGCAACAGGCCTACGCTGATCGTGCACGGCGACCAAGACGAGACCGTAGCCGTGCAGAAAGCGCATGAGCTGAAAAGCTGGCACCCAGATGCAGAGCTAGCCATTTTACCGGGCGTAACACACAATTTCGGTGGTGGCCACCCCTGGGCGCAAGCGTTGCTCCCTCCCGATGCTCAACTGGCCGCCGACGTGACTATAGAGTTTCTGCACCGCTTACTCTAG
- a CDS encoding polyprenyl synthetase family protein, which translates to MNVTLDQIQAPIAAEMEEFELKFRASMKTRQLLLDKIMGYIVKRKGKQIRPMFVFFTAKISGGDPLPEASFRGAALIELLHTATLVHDDVVDESNYRRGFFSINALWKNKIAVLVGDYLLARGLQLALENDDFDLLKIVNNAVRELSEGELLQIEKARRLDITEDVYFDIIRQKTASLIASCCAVGAASTGASKEVIERARLFGEKVGMAFQIKDDLFDFGTDEVGKPVGIDIKEKKMTLPLIYALQQADWLTKRRVIFNVKNNDGRKDRVQAVIDFVKKSGGLEYAIKVMESYRDEALTILRTFPESASRNSLEQLINYTIEREK; encoded by the coding sequence ATGAACGTAACGCTGGACCAGATACAAGCGCCCATTGCCGCCGAAATGGAGGAGTTCGAACTCAAGTTTCGGGCCTCCATGAAAACACGGCAGTTGCTGCTTGACAAAATCATGGGGTACATTGTGAAGCGCAAGGGCAAGCAGATCCGGCCCATGTTTGTGTTCTTCACGGCCAAAATCAGCGGCGGCGACCCATTACCGGAGGCTTCCTTCCGGGGCGCGGCGCTCATTGAGCTGCTGCATACGGCTACTCTGGTGCATGATGATGTGGTGGATGAGAGCAACTACCGCCGGGGCTTCTTCTCCATCAATGCGCTCTGGAAAAACAAGATTGCCGTGCTGGTGGGCGACTACCTGCTGGCACGAGGCCTGCAGCTAGCCCTGGAAAACGACGATTTTGACCTGCTCAAGATTGTGAATAACGCCGTGCGGGAGCTCAGCGAAGGGGAACTGCTGCAGATTGAGAAAGCCCGCCGCCTGGATATTACCGAGGATGTGTATTTTGATATCATCCGACAGAAAACCGCTTCTCTCATTGCGTCTTGCTGCGCCGTGGGGGCCGCTTCTACGGGGGCCAGCAAAGAGGTTATTGAGCGCGCCCGCCTTTTCGGGGAGAAAGTGGGTATGGCTTTCCAGATCAAGGATGACCTGTTTGACTTTGGTACCGACGAAGTGGGTAAGCCCGTGGGTATTGATATCAAAGAGAAAAAAATGACCCTACCGCTCATTTATGCCCTGCAACAAGCCGACTGGCTTACCAAGCGGCGCGTCATCTTTAACGTGAAAAACAACGATGGCCGCAAAGACCGCGTGCAGGCTGTTATTGACTTCGTGAAGAAATCAGGTGGCCTGGAATATGCCATAAAAGTGATGGAAAGCTACCGCGACGAGGCGCTGACTATCCTTAGAACCTTTCCCGAGTCGGCCTCGCGCAACTCCTTGGAGCAGCTAATCAACTATACCATTGAGCGCGAGAAATAA
- a CDS encoding GNAT family N-acetyltransferase, protein MTHPLSLLPAPSAVVPQLETPDLLLRGPRITDLPEFASMAADPDFYRYVGAKPQTEEDAWRRLLAQQGHWTLLGYGAWSVEEKATGRFIGTVGFFDFQRDLTPSIKGTLEAGWALAPRIHGRGYASQAVEAALQWADAHFPTARMTCIIDPDNVASLKVASKFGFQEIARTTYHDGPVLLLERSKGNK, encoded by the coding sequence ATGACACACCCCCTGAGCTTGCTACCGGCGCCATCTGCGGTAGTACCTCAACTCGAAACCCCTGATTTGCTTCTGCGTGGCCCCCGCATTACTGATCTGCCGGAGTTTGCCTCCATGGCCGCCGACCCCGATTTCTACCGGTATGTAGGGGCCAAACCGCAAACTGAGGAGGATGCGTGGCGCAGGTTGCTGGCCCAGCAGGGCCACTGGACGCTGCTGGGATACGGAGCATGGTCAGTAGAGGAAAAAGCCACGGGCCGCTTCATTGGCACCGTGGGGTTCTTTGATTTTCAGCGCGACCTCACGCCCTCCATCAAGGGTACGCTCGAGGCTGGCTGGGCGCTGGCACCGCGCATCCACGGCCGGGGGTACGCCAGCCAAGCGGTTGAAGCTGCTTTGCAGTGGGCCGATGCGCACTTCCCCACCGCCCGCATGACCTGTATCATCGACCCTGATAACGTTGCCTCCCTCAAAGTGGCCTCCAAGTTTGGCTTCCAGGAAATTGCCCGCACCACTTACCACGATGGGCCCGTTCTGTTGTTGGAGAGGTCTAAAGGAAATAAATAG
- a CDS encoding peroxiredoxin family protein, translated as MPVAIAIRKAVAGAGLALAAVACQSNSTTSENQAADASGAASSPLTAGTWRGVLSTQGQEIPFLFDVATNGGKPTVTLRNGEERLKLDEITTTGDSTTIRLGVFDAALVVRPDGTGKVTGAWVKYDTGSPYRIPFVAAKATENQELFSGGTKKAEVFGDLKQGATFRTEFKDDEGNTYPAVGIIQQDSTGGSGITGTFLTTTGDYRYLAGNLVTKADGEHVMLSTFDGSHGFLFDGKLDKPGNINRIQGDFYSGKAGHETWTAVLDGNAKLPDANALTGMKPGQKKLSFKFPSIFEGGSISPSDPKYAGKVVVLQILGSWCPNCMDETNFLAPWYEKNKSRGVEIIGLGYERTEDQKLASQKLLKMKQRMNIGYDLAVAGVADKDAASKSLPQLAKVLAFPTTIFLDKKGEVRKIHTGFSGPGTGKYYQQEIAEFNKTIDQLLAE; from the coding sequence ATGCCCGTAGCCATTGCAATACGCAAGGCCGTAGCCGGGGCCGGACTCGCGCTGGCCGCGGTAGCCTGTCAGTCCAATTCGACGACTTCCGAAAACCAAGCCGCTGATGCTTCCGGCGCGGCCTCTTCTCCGCTTACCGCCGGTACCTGGCGCGGCGTACTCAGCACCCAGGGCCAGGAAATCCCCTTTCTGTTTGATGTAGCCACCAACGGCGGCAAGCCCACCGTAACGCTGCGCAACGGTGAGGAGCGCCTCAAACTCGACGAAATTACCACTACGGGCGACTCCACAACCATCCGCTTAGGTGTGTTTGATGCCGCGCTAGTGGTGCGGCCCGATGGCACCGGCAAAGTCACAGGAGCTTGGGTGAAGTACGATACCGGCAGCCCCTACCGCATTCCTTTTGTGGCAGCAAAAGCAACCGAAAACCAAGAGCTGTTCTCTGGCGGCACTAAAAAGGCCGAAGTATTTGGTGATTTAAAGCAAGGCGCAACGTTCCGCACTGAGTTCAAGGACGACGAAGGCAACACATACCCGGCCGTAGGCATAATTCAGCAAGACTCCACCGGGGGCTCTGGCATTACGGGCACCTTCCTGACTACTACCGGCGACTACCGTTACCTGGCCGGCAACCTGGTTACCAAAGCCGATGGTGAGCACGTGATGCTCTCTACATTCGATGGTAGCCATGGCTTCCTGTTTGATGGCAAGCTGGATAAGCCCGGCAATATCAACCGCATTCAGGGCGACTTCTACAGCGGCAAAGCGGGCCACGAAACCTGGACCGCCGTGCTCGACGGCAATGCCAAGCTACCCGATGCCAATGCCCTCACCGGCATGAAGCCCGGCCAGAAGAAGCTGAGCTTTAAATTCCCCAGCATCTTCGAGGGCGGTAGCATCTCCCCTTCTGACCCCAAGTACGCGGGCAAAGTAGTGGTGCTGCAGATTCTGGGCTCCTGGTGCCCTAACTGCATGGATGAAACCAACTTTCTGGCGCCTTGGTACGAGAAAAACAAAAGCCGCGGCGTAGAAATCATAGGCCTAGGCTACGAGCGCACCGAAGACCAGAAGCTGGCCTCGCAGAAGCTCCTGAAAATGAAGCAGCGCATGAACATTGGCTACGACCTGGCCGTGGCCGGCGTGGCCGACAAAGATGCCGCCAGCAAATCATTGCCACAGCTAGCCAAAGTGCTGGCCTTCCCCACCACAATTTTCTTGGACAAGAAGGGTGAGGTGCGCAAAATCCACACGGGTTTCTCGGGCCCCGGCACGGGCAAGTACTATCAGCAGGAAATTGCTGAGTTCAACAAAACGATTGACCAGCTGCTAGCGGAATAG
- a CDS encoding aconitate hydratase, producing the protein MAFDLEMIKAVYDGMGSRIEAARTAVGRPLTLTEKILYAHLYGGSVSQAYERGVSYVDFAPDRVAMQDATAQMALLQFMQAGKAKVAVPSTVHCDHLIQAKEGADEDLAIANSENKEVYDFLASVSNKYGIGFWKPGAGIIHQVVLENYAFPGGMMIGTDSHTPNAGGLGMIAIGVGGADAVDVMAGMAWELKFPKVIGVKLTGKMNGWTSAKDVILRVAGILTVKGGTGAIVEYFGEGANSLSATGKGTICNMGAEIGATTSVFSYDEKMGDYLRGTDRAEIADAAAAVAQHLRADDEVYANPENFYDQLIEIDLNTLEPYVNGPFTPDAAWPISQFAAAVKEHGWPEKLEVGLIGSCTNSSYEDITRAASIAEQAVQKGLTVNAEFTVTPGSELVRYTVERDGLLDTFAQMGGVVLANACGPCIGQWARHTDDPKRRNSIITSFNRNFAKRNDGNPNTHAFVASPEIVTAFAIAGDLTFNPLVDTLTTKDGQQVRLDEPHGLEMPPQGYAVEDAGYQAPAVDSSGVQVLVDPGSDRLQLLDPFKPWEGTDLTGLRLLIKAQGKCTTDHISMAGPWLKYRGHLDNISNNMLIGATNAFNGEANAVKDGMTQGTPYSAVPQVARNYKAQGIGSIVVGDENYGEGSSREHAAMEPRHLGVRAILVKSFARIHETNLKKQGMLALTFANKADYDLIEEDDTIDILGLTSFAPGQPLQVRLHHADGDTDLITVNHTYNEGQIEWFKAGSALNLIRLQEAGGAQLSQK; encoded by the coding sequence ATGGCGTTTGACTTAGAAATGATCAAGGCCGTGTACGATGGCATGGGCTCCCGCATTGAAGCCGCCCGTACCGCCGTTGGCCGCCCGCTTACCCTGACTGAAAAAATCCTGTACGCTCACCTGTACGGCGGCTCTGTTTCGCAGGCGTATGAGCGGGGCGTTTCCTACGTCGACTTTGCCCCGGACCGCGTTGCTATGCAGGACGCTACGGCCCAGATGGCGCTGTTGCAGTTCATGCAGGCTGGTAAAGCTAAAGTAGCGGTGCCCAGCACCGTGCACTGCGACCACCTGATTCAGGCTAAAGAAGGAGCCGACGAGGATTTGGCCATTGCCAACTCCGAGAATAAGGAAGTATATGATTTCCTGGCTTCGGTATCCAATAAATATGGCATCGGCTTCTGGAAGCCGGGCGCGGGTATCATTCACCAGGTAGTACTTGAGAACTACGCCTTCCCCGGCGGTATGATGATCGGTACTGACTCGCACACCCCCAACGCTGGTGGCCTAGGCATGATTGCGATTGGTGTGGGTGGTGCTGATGCCGTTGACGTAATGGCCGGTATGGCCTGGGAACTGAAGTTCCCGAAAGTAATTGGCGTGAAGCTGACCGGTAAAATGAACGGTTGGACTTCGGCTAAAGACGTAATCCTGCGCGTAGCGGGTATCCTGACCGTAAAAGGCGGTACGGGCGCCATTGTAGAATACTTTGGCGAAGGTGCTAACAGCCTCTCCGCTACCGGTAAAGGCACCATCTGTAACATGGGTGCTGAAATTGGGGCTACTACCTCAGTGTTCAGCTACGACGAAAAGATGGGCGACTATCTGCGTGGTACCGACCGCGCCGAAATTGCCGATGCTGCTGCTGCTGTAGCCCAGCACCTGCGCGCCGACGACGAGGTGTACGCTAACCCCGAGAACTTCTACGATCAGCTGATCGAGATTGATCTGAACACGCTGGAGCCCTACGTGAACGGTCCGTTCACGCCAGACGCCGCCTGGCCCATTTCGCAGTTCGCTGCCGCCGTAAAAGAGCACGGCTGGCCCGAGAAGCTGGAAGTAGGCCTCATTGGTTCCTGCACCAACTCTTCCTACGAAGACATTACCCGTGCTGCTTCCATCGCGGAGCAGGCCGTACAGAAAGGCCTGACGGTAAACGCTGAGTTTACCGTAACGCCTGGCTCGGAGCTGGTGCGCTACACCGTAGAGCGTGACGGTTTGCTGGATACCTTCGCTCAGATGGGCGGCGTGGTGCTGGCAAATGCCTGCGGTCCGTGCATTGGCCAGTGGGCCCGCCACACCGATGACCCCAAGCGCCGCAACTCTATCATCACCTCGTTTAACCGCAACTTTGCTAAGCGTAACGACGGCAACCCGAACACGCACGCGTTCGTGGCTTCGCCCGAAATTGTAACGGCTTTTGCTATTGCCGGTGACCTGACCTTTAACCCCCTAGTTGATACCCTGACCACCAAAGACGGTCAGCAGGTACGCCTCGATGAGCCCCACGGCCTCGAAATGCCTCCTCAGGGCTACGCCGTAGAGGATGCTGGCTACCAAGCTCCGGCCGTTGATAGCTCAGGAGTGCAGGTACTTGTTGATCCAGGCTCCGACCGTCTGCAGCTGCTCGACCCGTTCAAGCCATGGGAAGGCACCGACCTGACTGGTCTGCGTCTGCTCATCAAAGCGCAGGGCAAGTGCACCACCGACCACATCTCCATGGCTGGCCCATGGTTGAAGTACCGTGGTCACTTGGATAACATCTCCAACAACATGCTCATTGGGGCTACCAACGCTTTCAACGGCGAGGCTAACGCTGTGAAAGACGGTATGACCCAGGGTACGCCGTACTCGGCAGTGCCGCAGGTAGCTCGTAACTACAAAGCGCAGGGCATTGGCTCTATTGTGGTAGGTGATGAGAATTACGGAGAAGGTTCGTCGCGGGAGCACGCTGCCATGGAGCCCCGCCACTTGGGCGTGCGCGCTATCCTGGTGAAGAGCTTCGCTCGTATCCACGAAACCAACCTGAAGAAGCAGGGCATGCTGGCCCTGACCTTCGCCAACAAGGCCGACTACGACCTGATCGAAGAGGACGATACCATTGACATCCTCGGCCTCACGTCATTCGCTCCCGGTCAGCCCCTGCAGGTGCGCCTGCACCACGCCGACGGCGACACCGACCTCATCACGGTGAACCACACCTACAATGAGGGGCAGATTGAGTGGTTCAAAGCCGGCTCGGCCCTGAACCTGATTCGTCTGCAGGAAGCGGGTGGTGCTCAGCTGTCGCAGAAGTAA
- a CDS encoding DMT family transporter has translation MAPTKQAVSLVGFLVTLLGAILFSTKAIIVKLAFGHTHADAVTLLALRMMFSLPFYLAAAFLVSTHKSNVRMTGREWLLVTAIGLLGYYFSSLFDFLGLQYISAGLERLILFLYPSFAVFINAVYFRQRISGIQRVALLLTYLGIALAYFGELSIDSQNPNFYLGSGLVFLCAVTYSVYIVGSGRVIPRVGANKFTAYAMLAATAGVFVHFLLTHDIRQVELGRGMWVYGLLLAILATVLPSFLISQGMKKIGSNNVAIISGIGPVSTILQAHYVLGEKIFTEQIVGTLLVVVGVLLIGWKRDKGKEAGEQKPTAVEVG, from the coding sequence ATGGCCCCCACTAAACAAGCCGTTTCCCTCGTTGGCTTTCTGGTTACCCTGCTAGGAGCCATCTTATTTTCCACCAAAGCCATCATTGTTAAGCTGGCCTTCGGGCATACGCACGCCGATGCCGTGACGCTGTTGGCACTGCGCATGATGTTTTCGCTGCCATTTTACCTGGCAGCGGCCTTTCTGGTGAGCACGCATAAGAGCAACGTGCGCATGACCGGACGCGAATGGCTACTGGTAACGGCCATAGGCCTGTTGGGCTACTACTTCAGTAGCCTGTTTGACTTCCTGGGCCTGCAATACATATCGGCAGGGCTGGAGCGGCTGATTCTGTTTTTGTATCCAAGCTTTGCGGTATTTATCAATGCCGTGTATTTCAGACAGCGTATTTCCGGCATACAGCGCGTAGCCTTGCTGCTGACTTACTTGGGCATTGCCTTGGCGTATTTTGGTGAGCTATCCATCGACTCACAAAATCCCAACTTCTATCTGGGGAGCGGGTTGGTGTTCCTGTGTGCAGTTACCTACTCTGTCTATATTGTTGGGAGTGGGCGGGTTATTCCGCGGGTAGGAGCCAATAAGTTTACTGCTTACGCCATGCTGGCAGCAACCGCCGGGGTGTTCGTGCATTTCCTGCTCACGCATGATATCCGGCAGGTAGAGCTAGGCCGGGGGATGTGGGTATACGGGTTACTATTGGCTATTCTGGCTACCGTGCTGCCTTCCTTCCTGATTTCGCAGGGTATGAAGAAGATAGGCTCTAACAATGTGGCCATTATCAGTGGAATCGGGCCGGTATCCACTATTCTGCAGGCTCATTACGTGCTAGGAGAGAAAATATTCACGGAGCAAATAGTGGGTACTCTGCTGGTGGTGGTAGGGGTGTTGCTGATTGGCTGGAAGCGAGATAAGGGAAAGGAAGCAGGGGAGCAAAAGCCCACGGCAGTTGAGGTTGGGTAG
- a CDS encoding AAA family ATPase, producing the protein MTHALVFGKFLPFHHGHRALIDFARQHCDLLTVLVCASDQENVSGAVRAHWISTTYENVESIQVQVFEYKEAELPNTSETSTAVAQLWAHVFQRLVPTVSLVVTSESYGALVAQYLGIRHLDFDVKRAQVPISGSAIRANVRSNWSYLPASVQAFYRRTVAILGTESTGKTTLTQQLAAHFGASCVIETARELIADSTEFSTADLYAVAAEHARRIELLRPIAGPLLLLDTDVHITQSYARFTSNEWLDLPSEVYAHNRADLYLYLLPDVPFVQDGTRLSATQRQRLDKAHRLTLAHFGIEYQEIGGSWAERFAQAVQLIEEMLH; encoded by the coding sequence ATGACGCACGCGCTGGTTTTTGGCAAGTTTCTGCCCTTTCATCACGGTCATCGGGCCCTCATTGACTTTGCGCGGCAGCACTGCGACCTACTAACTGTGCTGGTGTGCGCCAGTGACCAAGAAAACGTATCGGGTGCAGTGCGGGCACACTGGATCAGCACAACGTACGAGAATGTGGAGAGTATTCAAGTGCAAGTGTTCGAGTACAAGGAAGCCGAGTTACCTAATACCTCTGAAACTTCAACAGCAGTAGCGCAGCTCTGGGCCCACGTGTTTCAGCGGCTAGTGCCAACCGTTTCTCTGGTGGTAACCTCCGAGTCCTACGGCGCTCTGGTGGCGCAGTACCTTGGCATTCGGCACCTGGATTTTGACGTGAAGCGGGCGCAGGTACCCATTTCGGGCTCTGCTATCCGGGCCAACGTGAGGAGCAACTGGTCATATTTGCCTGCAAGTGTGCAAGCTTTTTATCGGCGCACGGTGGCCATATTGGGCACGGAGTCAACTGGCAAGACCACGCTTACCCAGCAACTGGCGGCTCACTTTGGTGCGTCCTGCGTGATAGAAACTGCCCGGGAGCTGATTGCTGATTCTACGGAGTTCAGCACCGCTGATCTTTACGCAGTGGCAGCGGAGCACGCCCGCAGAATTGAGCTACTCCGGCCAATAGCAGGCCCATTGCTGCTACTTGATACGGATGTGCATATAACGCAATCTTACGCGCGTTTCACTAGCAATGAGTGGCTGGATCTTCCCTCAGAAGTGTACGCTCATAATCGCGCCGACTTGTATCTGTATTTGCTACCGGATGTGCCTTTCGTGCAGGATGGTACCCGCCTGTCAGCTACCCAGCGCCAGCGCCTAGACAAAGCGCACCGACTCACGCTGGCTCACTTTGGTATTGAGTACCAGGAAATAGGCGGAAGCTGGGCAGAGCGGTTTGCTCAGGCAGTGCAGCTAATTGAAGAGATGCTACACTGA